From one Triticum urartu cultivar G1812 chromosome 3, Tu2.1, whole genome shotgun sequence genomic stretch:
- the LOC125542807 gene encoding uncharacterized protein LOC125542807, with the protein MAAAALTSSRRALHTIHRHLLLRSTPTPFPSARAPPTPIPRHFPAPPAPSPSRFFTTARPGLPALPQQHKATQRLVGGVRQFASGGGGAKLAPLGQGVKGLGRPVEAAKNAAARYREAVGLQVEAFWRRNYLLLVGAGGVIVCIALWRVMFGIASTFVGLSEGMAKYGFLALATAMVAFAGMYARARFTINPDKVYRIAMTKLNTSAAILEVMGAPLAGTDVRAYVMSGGGPKLKDFKFRVGGKRCFLIFPIKGSERKGLVSVEVKKKKGQYDMKLLAVDIPMATGPDQRLFLVGDEQEYKVGGGLISELRDPIVKAMAAEKEFDYLDEREDAEDERREREEAEEEAAEALRREEDRLREEAKERQRREAENLEKGS; encoded by the exons ATGGCGGCGGCCGCGCTCACCTCCTCGCGGCGAGCCCTCCACACCATCcaccgccacctcctcctccgctcCACCCCCACCCCCTTCCCCTCCGCCCGCGCCCCTCCCACCCCCATCCCCCGCCACTTCCCCGCCCctcccgccccctccccctcccgcTTCTTCACCACCGCGCGGCCCGGCCTTCCGGCCCTGCCGCAGCAGCACAAGGCGACGCAGCGGCTCGTGGGCGGGGTCAGGCAGTTCGCGAGCGGCGGCGGGGGGGCGAAGCTCGCGCCGCTCGGGCAGGGGGTGAAGGGGCTGGGGCGGCCGGTGGAGGCGGCCAAGAACGCCGCGGCGCGGTACCGGGAGGCCGTGGGGCTGCAGGTCGAGGCCTTCTGGCGGCGCAACTACCTGCTGCTCGTCGGCGCCGGCGGCGTCATCGTCTGCATCGCGCTCTGGCGGGTCATGTTCGGCATCGCCAGCACCTTCGTCGGCCTCTCCGAGGGCATGGCCAAGTACGGCTTCCTCGCGCTCGCCACCGCCATGGTTGCCTTCGCT GGCATGTACGCACGTGCAAGGTTCACCATAAATCCTGACAAGGTTTACAGGATTGCAATGACAAAGCTCAATACATCTGCTGCAATCCTTGAAGTGATGGGTGCACCCTTAGCTGGCACTGATGTCAGAGCATATGTTATGTCTGGTGGAGGCCCTAAACTAAAGGACTTCAAATTTAGGGTTGGTGGCAAACGGTGCTTTCTTATCTTCCCCATCAAAGGATCAGAAAGAAAGGGTCTTGTAAGTGTTGAGGTCAAGAAGAAAAAAGGACAG TATGACATGAAGCTGCTTGCTGTTGACATACCGATGGCGACAGGCCCTGACCAGCGGCTATTCCTTGTCGGCGACGAGCAGGAGTACAAGGTTGGTGGAGGTTTGATATCCGAGCTGCGGGATCCTATAGTGAAGGCTATGGCTGCAGAAAAGGAGTTTGATTATCTTGATGAAAGAGAGGACGCGGAGGATGAGCGCAGGGAGCGAGAGGAGGCCGAGGAAGAGGCGGCCGAAGCGTTGAGGCGAGAGGAGGACAGATTACGCGAGGAGGCGAAAGAGAGGCAGCGGCGAGAAGCTGAGAATCTTGAGAAAGGCAGCTGA